In one Saimiri boliviensis isolate mSaiBol1 chromosome 19, mSaiBol1.pri, whole genome shotgun sequence genomic region, the following are encoded:
- the LORICRIN gene encoding loricrin — MSYQKKQPTPQPPVGCVKTSGGGGGGSGGSGGGGSGGGGCGFFSGGGSSGGIGGSGCGYSGGGGSGCGGGSSGGGGFGGGAAGSGGSVKYSGGGGSSGGGSGCFSSGGGGSSGGGSGCFSSGGGGSSGGGSGCFSSGGGGSSGGGSGCFSSGGGGGGSSGQAVQCQSYGGVSSGGSSGSGSGGGCSSGGGSGCFSSGGGCSSGGGSGCFSSGGGGGGSGYGHSGGGSSCGGGSSGGGGSGYVSSQQVTQTSCAPQQSYGAGSSGGGSGGGSCFSSGGGSGCGGGSGCGGGGSSGGCVVSGGGSGCGGGSSGGGVISGGGSGCGGGSSGGGGGSSCGGGSSGGGSGGGKGVPVCHQTQQKQAPSWPCK; from the coding sequence tGGGCTGCGTAAAGACctccggcggcggcggcggcggcagcggcggcagcggcggggGCGGCAGCGGCGGTGGCGGCTGCGGCTTCTTTAGCGGCGGCGGCTCCAGCGGGGGCATCGGCGGTTCTGGCTGCGGCTACtccggcggcggcggctccggcTGCGGCGGGGGCTCCTCCGGCGGCGGCGGTTTCGGAGGCGGCGCCGCGGGCTCCGGTGGGAGCGTCAAGTACTCCGGGGGCGGCGGCTCCTCCGGGGGCGGCTCCGGCTGCTTCTCCtccggcggcggcggctcctccGGGGGCGGCTCCGGCTGCTTCTCCtccggcggcggcggctcctccGGGGGCGGCTCCGGCTGCTTCTCCtccggcggcggcggctcctccGGGGGCGGCTCCGGCTGCTTCTCctccggcggcggcggcggcggctcctcgGGCCAGGCGGTCCAGTGCCAGAGCTACGGAGGCGTCTCCAGCGGCGGCTCCTCCGGGAGCGGCTCCGGCGGCGGCTGCTCCTCCGGGGGCGGCTCCGGCTGCTTCTCCTCCGGCGGCGGCTGCTCCTCCGGGGGCGGCTCCGGCTGCTTCtccagcggcggcggcggcggcggctccggcTACGGCCACTCCGGTGGCGGCTCCAGCTGCGGCGGGGGCTCCTCTGGCGGCGGCGGCTCCGGCTACGTCTCCTCGCAGCAGGTCACCCAGACCTCGTGCGCGCCCCAGCAGAGTTACGGAGCGGGGTCGTcaggcggcggcagcggcggcggcagctGCTTCTCCAGCGGCGGGGGCTCTGGCTGCGGCGGCGGCTctggctgcggcggcggcggctcctccGGAGGTTGTGTCGTCAGCGGCGGGGGCTCCGGCTGCGGCGGCGGCTCCTCCGGAGGCGGCGTCATCAGCGGCGGGGGCTCCGGCTGCGGAGGTGGCTCCTccgggggcggcggcggctccAGCTGTGGCGGTGGTTCCTCTGGGGGTGGCTCCGGGGGTGGCAAGGGCGTCCCGGTCTGCCACCAGACCCAGCAAAAGCAGGCGCCTAGCTGGCCATGCAAATAG